In Citrus sinensis cultivar Valencia sweet orange chromosome 2, DVS_A1.0, whole genome shotgun sequence, a single genomic region encodes these proteins:
- the LOC127899783 gene encoding probable voltage-gated potassium channel subunit beta produces MGQPIRKLGWKRSDIVVSTKIFWGGQGPNDKGLSRKHIVKGTKASLKRLDMDYIDVICCHRPDTSTPIEETENSKGFDRGITIWCRIIHNISPFYVVFIWNGTK; encoded by the exons ATGGGCCAGCCCATTCGCAAGCTCGGGTGGAAGCGATCCGACATAGTCGTTTCCACCAAGATCTTTTGGGGCGGCCAGGGCCCCAACGATAAAGGCCTCTCCAGAAAACACATCGTCAAGGGCACCAAAGCTTCCTTGAAACGCCTCGACATGGACTACATCGACGTTATTTGTTGTCACAGGCCAGACACGTCGACACCGATAGAGGAGACG GAAAATTCCAAGGGATTTGACAGAGGCATCACTATCTGGTGCAGGATAATCCATAATATCAGCCCTTTctatgttgtttttatttggaaTG